In Fulvia fulva chromosome 10, complete sequence, a single window of DNA contains:
- a CDS encoding NADH-cytochrome b5 reductase 2, protein MFATRLFRPAAQLSSHVRRYASEAPKSGGSNALLYGAGALGLAGAGYYAMGGSGKDPVELARENTKPLTENIPPAQGGPPDKVFIGGDQGFIKLALEKVDTVNKNTKKFRFKFEDPEAVSGLPVTSAVITKYKGPEDQKPTIRPYTPVSDEEDRGYMDLLVKKYDGGPMSTHLHNMEPGQQLEIKGPIPKYPWEQNKHDSVALLAGGTGITPMYQLCRQIFKNPQDKTKVTLVFGNITEEDILLKKEFEELEQKFPQRFRAFYVLDNPPEGWKQGKGYITKDLLKTVIPGPEEENVKIFVCGPPGLYKAISGPKKSPADQGELSGYLKELGYTKDHVYKF, encoded by the exons ATGTTCGCAACTCGCCTCTTCCGGCCTGCAGCTCAGCTGTCGAGC CACGTAAGACGATATGCCTCGGAAGCACCCAAGAGTGGCGGCAGCAATGCGCTCCTCTATGGTGCCGGCGCCCTCGGTCTCGCTGGTGCAGGATACTATGCAATGGGGGGCAGCGGCAAAGACCCAGTCGAGCTCGCGAGGGAAAACACGAAGCCGCTGACCGAAAACATCCCACCGGCGCAAGGTGGCCCTCCAGACAAGGTCTTCATTGGTGGCGACCAAGGCTTCATCAAGCTGGCATTGGAGAAGGTGGATACCGTCAACAAGAACACCAAGAAGTTCCGCTTCAAGTTCGAGGATCCAGAAGCTGTGTCCGGCCTGCCAGTCACCTCGGCCGTCATCACAAAGTACAAGGGACCTGAAGACCAGAAGCCAACGATCCGACCATACACACCTGTGAGCGACGAGGAGGACCGTGGCTACATGGACTTGCTCGTCAAGAAGTACGACGGTGGCCCAATGTCTACTCATCTGCACAACATGGAGCCTGGCCAGCAGCTCGAGATCAAGGGCCCAATTCCAAAGTATCCATGGGAACAGAACAAGCACGACTCAGTCGCTCTCCTCGCTGGTGGCACCGGTATTACGCCAATGTACCAACTCTGCCGTCAGATCTTCAAGAACCCCCAAGACAAGACAAAGGTCACTCTGGTGTTTGGCAACATCACCGAGGAGGACATCCTTCTCAAGAAGGAGTTCGAAGAGCTCGAACAGAAGTTCCCACAACGATTCCGTGCTTTCTACGTTCTCGACAACCCACCGGAAGGCTGGAAGCAGGGCAAGGGCTACATCACCAAGGATCTCCTCAAGACTGTAATTCCGGGACCTGAAGAAGAGAACGTGAAGATCTTTGTATGCGGTCCACCTGGTCTATATAAGGCCATCTCGGGACCAAAGAAGAGCCCGGCGGATCAGGGTGAGCTTAGCGGATACCTGAAAGAGCTGGGCTACACCAAGGATCATGTGTACAAATTTTAG
- a CDS encoding S-(hydroxymethyl)glutathione dehydrogenase → MALSQAAAQLEKVIGHGDNATTEQNLTNPDRNREKYADPSGEKMKALAWMGKNTVEMIEVPKPRVVEDKDVILKITGSTVCGSDLHLLHGSVVVLEKGDILGHEFCGVVDSVGSAVTNVKKGDRVVASFQIACGDCYFCEQKLSSQCEKTNSNTIENGMYGGRTAGMFGYSHFTGGFAGGQAEYTRVPYGDVNLLKLPDDVPDEKGLYLSDVISTSWNCVVDTGVKEGDVVAVWGAGPIGQMAAEFSFLHGASRVIVIDSNWRLDYMKEKYPRVETVDFSQLKGTKAVVSKLKAMCNNRGPDVALECVAGEYPKGWFHAAQITLGLETDTSEILNEMIESVRNFGRVGITGVYVGYTNNFNIGSLMERGIRFIGNGQAPVHLYWEELLKRIQSGEIDPLKMVTHRVDIEDLAKVYYKFEKKEDHMQKVYVQTKFSAPPCEGSPALTRY, encoded by the coding sequence ATGGCGTTATCACAAGCAGCAGCCCAGCTCGAGAAGGTCATCGGCCACGGCGACAATGCGACCACCGAGCAGAACTTGACCAACCCAGACCGAAACCGCGAAAAGTATGCCGACCCAAGCGGCGAGAAGATGAAGGCATTGGCCTGGATGGGAAAGAACACAGTCGAGATGATCGAAGTCCCCAAGCCAAGAGTCGTCGAAGACAAAGATGTGATTCTCAAAATCACAGGCAGCACAGTATGCGGCAGTGACCTTCACCTCCTACATGGAAGTGTCGTCGTGCTGGAGAAGGGAGATATCCTCGGCCACGAGTTCTGCGGTGTCGTAGACTCGGTCGGCTCAGCTGTGACGAACGTGAAGAAGGGCGACAGGGTCGTGGCGAGCTTCCAGATTGCCTGTGGCGACTGCTATTTCTGCGAGCAGAAGCTGTCTTCGCAGTGCGAGAAGACGAATTCCAACACGATCGAGAACGGCATGTATGGAGGACGAACCGCAGGAATGTTTGGCTACAGCCACTTCACTGGAGGATTTGCTGGAGGCCAAGCAGAGTACACCCGTGTACCATATGGCGATGTCAACCTCCTCAAGCTGCCAGACGATGTGCCAGATGAGAAGGGTCTCTACCTCTCCGACGTAATCTCAACGAGCTGGAACTGCGTGGTCGACACGGGCGTGAAGGAAGGCGATGTCGTCGCCGTATGGGGCGCGGGACCAATCGGACAGATGGCAGCAGAGTTCTCCTTCCTGCACGGCGCAAGCCGAGTCATTGTCATCGACAGCAACTGGCGCCTGGACTACATGAAGGAGAAGTACCCCAGAGTCGAAACTGTCGACTTCTCGCAGCTAAAGGGCACCAAAGCCGTCGTCTCGAAGCTAAAGGCAATGTGCAACAACCGCGGCCCAGACGTCGCTCTCGAATGTGTTGCCGGAGAGTACCCTAAAGGCTGGTTCCACGCTGCACAAATTACCCTCGGCCTCGAAACAGACACCTCCGAGATCCTCAACGAGATGATCGAGTCCGTGCGGAACTTCGGTCGCGTGGGCATCACGGGTGTTTACGTTGGATACACCAACAACTTCAACATTGGATCTCTCATGGAGCGTGGTATCAGGTTCATCGGCAACGGACAGGCGCCCGTGCACCTGTACTGGGAGGAGCTGCTGAAGCGCATTCAGAGTGGCGAGATTGATCCGTTGAAGATGGTGACGCACAGAGTGGATATTGAGGATTTGGCGAAGGTGTACTACAAGTTtgagaagaaggaggatcaTATGCAGAAAGTTTATGTGCAGACGAAGTTTTCGGCGCCGCCTTGTGAGGGCTCGCCGGCTTTGACGAGGTATTAG
- a CDS encoding Polyamine transporter 4, whose protein sequence is MYTIDVYGPLNGASAMAANGLLRYILSGCFPLWTVQMYEALGIGWATSLLAFVCVAMLPIPFIFFKYGPAIRRRSRYDTIKD, encoded by the exons ATGTATACGATCGATGTCTACGGACCACTGAACGGTGCTTCGGCCATGGCTGCAAATGGACTGCTGCGATATATTCTCAGTGGATGCTTCCCGTTGTGGACAG TCCAAATGTACGAAGCACTTGGCATCGGCTGGGCGACATCACTGCTAGCTTTTGTCTGCGTGGCAATGCTGCCCATTCCGTTCATCTTCTTCAAATACGGACCCGCAATCAGACGCAGGAGTCGTTATGACACTATCAAAGACTAG
- a CDS encoding Tripeptidyl-peptidase sed2, translating to MRLYHLFALVGAVDALVMESLEDVPEGWKRVGYPFPDDKVSLRIAMNSPGQSLFEQTLLDISSPDHSSYGRHVKRDELKQMLRPTSEATAAVTSWLRQAGVSKDSIVDDGDWINFVACVEVAERLLDTTFEMYQARGGLDKIRTLRYSVPTELFGFIDMIQPTTRFGELKEQGEAIHDSETMGQAPAFKSSLQGDALKAQVTPARQQAGLTADGTETQQNGCIGSATPACIRGLYRMPAYPDENIIDNTTSGFMAFSNFLDQVPRYEDLDAFQAEYAPYAMGLSFSSESINGAANDQNAIKSNEGNLDAQYMQALGYPVPMHSYMTPGIAPHIKDLDQPTGPGNNEPYLDFLTYLLAQDDQDLPHTITTSYGENEQSVPIRYRRKVCDMFGQLGARGVSVIFASGDTGVSSACQTNDDNPRPRFVPTFPATCPWVTAVGATYGSEEGEQAASFSTGGFSESFPRPAWQSDAVETYLEELGDRWDGLYNPNGRATPDVAAQGYRFHIVDKGKESFITGTSAAAPVFGGIIALINAKRIQAGKSPLGYLNPWIYSTGKDALNDITMGGSTGCDGTGYYTSGATPYIPYASWNATKGWDAVTGWGTPDYPSLLRSAMEAP from the exons ATGCGACTGTACCATCTGTTCGCCCTTGTGGGCGCAGTTGACGCTCTCGTGATGGAGTCTCTTGAAGATGTGCCTGAGGGCTGGAAGCGGGTTGGGTACCCGTTTCCAGATGACAAAGTTTCCTTACGAATCGCCATGAATTCCCCTGGCCAGAGCTTGTTCGAACAAACACTACTCGATATCTCATCGCCAGATCATTCGAGCTATGGCCGGCATGTCAAGCGCGATGAGCTGAAGCAAATGCTGAGACCGACTTCCGAAGCGACGGCAGCTGTCACTAGCTGGCTGAGGCAAGCCGGCGTTAGCAAAGACAGCATTGTGGATGATGGAGATTGGATCAATTTCGTCGCATGCGTCGAAGTTGCAGAGAGACTGCTCGACACAACATTCGAGATGTACCAAGCTAGAGGGGGCCTCGATAAGATCCGGACTTTACGCTACTCAGTTCCAACAGAGCTCTTTGG CTTCATCGACATGATACAACCGACGACGCGCTTCGGAGAATTGAAAGAACAAGGCGAAGCAATTCACGACAGCGAGACTATGGGACAAGCACCTGCTTTCAAATCGAGCCTACAAGGTGATGCATTGAAAGCTCAAGTCACGCCAGCTCGGCAACAGGCTGGTCTTACTGCAGACGGTACCGAGACCCAACAGAACGGATGCATAGGTTCAGCCACACCCGCCTGCATTCGAGGACTCTACAGGATGCCTGCCTATCCGGACGAAAACATCATCGACAACACCACCAGTGGGTTCATGGCGTTCTCTAACTTTCTCGACCAGGTCCCTCGATATGAGGACCTGGATGCCTTCCAAGCTGAATATGCGCCTTACGCAATGGGCCTCAGCTTCTCAAGCGAAAGCATCAATGGCGCGGCCAACGATCAGAATGCCATCAAGAGCAACGAAGGCAATCTCGATGCGCAGTACATGCAAGCTCTAGGATACCCCGTGCCAATGCACTCTTACATGACGCCTGGCATCGCTCCACATATCAAAGACCTTGATCAACCCACAGGCCCCGGAAACAACGAGCCCTACTTGGACTTTCTTACATACCTTCTGGCACAAGACGACCAGGACCTGCCGCACACCATCACAACGTCATATGGCGAGAACGAACAGTCCGTACCGATCCGATACCGCAGAAAGGTCTGCGATATGTTCGGACAGCTCGGTGCTCGTGGCGTGTCCGTTATCTTCGCCTCGGGAGACACAGGCGTCTCGAGTGCCTGCCAGACCAACGATGATAATCCACGACCACGCTTCGTACCTACCTTCCCGGCGACGTGCCCGTGGGTCACGGCAGTTGGCGCGACCTATGGCTCCGAGGAAGGGGAGCAAGCCGCCTCTTTCTCGACTGGTGGCTTTTCGGAGTCGTTCCCGCGACCAGCGTGGCAATCCGACGCCGTAGAGACCTACCTCGAAGAACTCGGCGATCGCTGGGACGGCCTCTACAATCCGAACGGTCGCGCAACCCCAGACGTCGCCGCGCAAGGCTACCGCTTCCACATCGTAGACAAGGGAAAGGAAAGTTTCATCACTGGCACCTCGGCTGCTGCACCCGTCTTTGGTGGCATCATCGCCTTGATCAATGCGAAGCGGATCCAGGCTGGGAAGTCTCCGCTTGGATACCTCAATCCTTGGATCTATAGTACGGGAAAGGACGCCTTGAATGATATCACTATGGGCGGTTCGACGGGATGTGATGGGACGGGTTATTATACTAGTGGCGCTACGCCTTATATTCCTTATGCGAGTTGGAATGCCACGAAGGGGTGGGATGCGGTGACGGGGTGGGGGACGCCGGATTATCCGAGTTTGTTGAGGTCGGCAATGGAGGCGCCGTGA
- a CDS encoding Beta-xylosidase codes for MPFSNFGVLLAAISGTFAHSYHGSSSSLANAPYKNPSLPVETRVQDLLSRMTIEEKASQLMQGDISNWLNTTTGAFNHSGLVENFAQKAGMYYVGYPISWEWLSENIKRGQDYAINDTRLGIPAIVQTEGIHGFLIGNATIFNSPIAHACSWNRTQVHEMALQIGREAQALGVSQLFAPLADLARGLRFGRVEETFGEDTYLAGELAYAYTKAIQSLNVSAMIKHFTASSEPEQGLNVGPVHGGERELRTTWLPGFKRTIIDADAWAIMSAYSSYDGIPQVADEFTLTDILRTEWGYEYYVSSDAGATDRLASPFQICPSPLNTYNNPITGGNECVTLNALPAGNDVEMGGGSFNFRSIPDLVAAGRLSEDVVDLAVSRVLRTKFTMGLFETPYQIAPASEWDNIINTPAAKQLAREQDRDSIVLLKNNHDVLPIAKDKKVAVIGPMAHGFMNYGDYVVNGSQYRGVTPLDGIRLALGNDSVTYAQGTERWSLDQSGFPEAISAAEDADVAVMVVGTWSRDQFQLWQGFNATTGEHVDQSSLDLVGAMRPLVEAIINTTTPTVVVFSSGKPVTEAWISNTTASLVQQFYPSEEGGNALADILFGDVNPSGKLTVSFPTDVGTLPVYYDHLNSARQIGDSGFLGEDGVLYFGHQYVLGTPDPWFPFGYGLSYTNFTYSNVTLSATNVSASDTITASVEVTNEGDRDGAEVVQLYVKDVLASVDVPNIQLKGFDKVFIPAGETQEVAIELQVSEVGLWDKKMKYVVEPGEYVVFLSKSSADRAQNASFWVS; via the exons ATGCCGTTCTCCAACTTTGGTGTGCTCCTCGCGGCCATATCGGGCACATTCGCTCACTCATACCATGGCTCAAGCTCATCGTTGGCGAACGCACCTTACAAGAATCCCTCGCTGCCAGTTGAGACGCGAGTCCAAGACTTACTCTCCCGCATGACAATCGAAGAAAAGGCCTCCCAGCTCATGCAAGGCGACATTTCAAACTGGCTCAACACAACCACCGGAGCCTTCAACCACTCCGGTCTCGTTGAGAACTTTGCACAAAAAGCAGGAATGTACTACGTCGGATACCCCATCAGCTGGGAGTGGCTGTCCGAAAACATCAAGCGTGGTCAAGACTACGCCATCAATGACACCAGACTCGGTATACCTGCAATCGTACAGACTGAAGGTATCCACGGCTTTCTCATTGGCAACGCCACCATCTTCAACAGTCCCATCGCCCACGCTTGCAGCTGGAACCGCACCCAAGTTCACGAGATGGCACTTCAAATCGGACGAGAGGCTCAGGCCTTGGGTGTGTCTCAACTGTTTGCCCCTCTAGCAGATCTGGCTCGCGGGCTCAGGTTTGGACGCGTAGAGGAGACTTTTGGCGAAGATACCTATCTCGCCGGAGAGCTGGCATATGCCTACACCAAAGCCATCCAGTCTCTAAACGTATCTGCCATGATCAAACACTTCACAGCATCCAGCGAGCCAGAGCAAGGTCTAAACGTCGGGCCCGTGCACGGAGGCGAGAGGGAACTGCGAACAACTTGGCTGCCAGGGTTCAAGAGGACCATCATCGACGCCGATGCGTGGGCCATCATGAGCGCATACAGTAGCTATGATGGAATACCTCAAGTCGCTGACGAATTCACCCTAACCGACATTCTGCGAACCGAGTGGGGCTATGAGTACTACGTGTCCTCCGACGCTGGCGCGACAGACAGACTGGCCAGCCCCTTCCAGATCTGCCCATCCCCATTGAACACATACAACAACCCCATCACCGGAGGCAACGAATGTGTCACCCTGAACGCCTTGCCAGCGGGCAACGACGTCGAAATGGGTGGCGGTAGCTTCAACTTCCGCTCAATCCCAGACCTCGTGGCCGCTGGTCGTCTCAGTGAAGATGTGGTCGATCTTGCGGTGAGCAGAGTCTTACGCACAAAGTTCACGATGGGACTCTTCGAGACGCCGTATCAGATCGCGCCAGCGAGCGAGTGGGATAACATCATCAATACACCTGCCGCGAAGCAGCTTGCTCGAGAGCAGGATCGGGATAGTATTGTGTTGCTGAAGAATAATCATGACGTCTTGCCTATCGCGAAGGATAAGAAGGTAGCTGTCATTGGTCCGATGGCGCATG GCTTCATGAACTATGGTGACTACGTCGTCAACGGCAGTCAATACCGCGGCGTGACGCCTCTCGATGGCATCCGCCTTGCTCTCGGCAACGACAGCGTGACTTACGCACAAGGTACCGAGCGTTGGAGCCTTGATCAAAGTGGTTTTCCGGAAGCCATTTCAGCAGCTGAGGACGCGGACGTAGCAGTTATGGTGGTGGGTACATGGTCTCGGGACCAGTTCCAGCTCTGGCAAGGCTTCAACGCCACCACCGGCGAACATGTCGATCAATCGTCGCTTGATCTCGTTGGCGCTATGAGGCCACTCGTCGAAGCCATCATCAACACCACCACACCCACCGTCGTCGTCTTCAGCTCCGGCAAACCAGTGACGGAAGCGTGGATCTCCAACACCACAGCCAGTCTCGTGCAGCAATTCTACCCATCCGAGGAAGGCGGCAACGCCCTCGCAGATATCCTCTTCGGAGATGTCAACCCCAGTGGCAAACTCACCGTCTCTTTCCCGACGGATGTTGGAACCCTCCCAGTCTATTACGACCACCTGAACTCCGCCCGACAGATCGGAGACTCGGGTTTCCTTGGTGAAGATGGTGTGCTCTACTTCGGCCATCAGTACGTCCTCGGTACTCCAGATCCGTGGTTTCCATTCGGATATGGCCTTTCGTACACCAATTTCACTTACTCCAACGTTACACTGTCGGCCACCAACGTCTCTGCCTCCGACACCATCACCGCGAGTGTCGAAGTGACGAACGAGGGTGATCGTGATGGCGCTGAGGTGGTGCAGCTGTATGTGAAAGATGTGCTGGCGAGTGTTGATGTACCGAACATTCAGCTCAAGGGTTTCGACAAAGTGTTCATCCCGGCTGGAGAGACGCAGGAAGTAGCGATTGAGTTGCAGGTCAGCGAGGTAGGACTGTGGGACAAGAAGATGAAGTATGTGGTCGAGCCGGGGGAGTATGTGGTTTTCCTGAGCAAGAGTAGTGCGGACAGGGCACAAAATGCGTCGTTCTGGGTCAGCTGA
- a CDS encoding putative urea active transporter 1 yields the protein MAAEPPLSKATGYGIVIGLGFLFAFGMMLTTFVLKRYNNELQTSEAFSTAGRTVKSGLVSSAVVSSWTWAATLLQSSAVAYNYGVSGPFWYASGATVQVILFATLAIELKRKAPNAHTFLEVIRARYGAVTHGVYIVFGLMTNILVTAMLLTGGSAVVTSLCGVPTAAACFLLPIGVVLYTMFGGIKATFLTDYVHTVVILVIIFLFAFTAYATNEILGSPGAVYDALVAAAERHPVEGNAGGSYLTMRSHEGAIFFVINIVGNFGTVFMDNGYYNKAIAASPVHALPGYIAGGLSWFAIPWLCATTMGLSALALENNPVFPTYPNRMDPADVSAGLVLPDAAVALLGKGGAVATLLLIFMAVTSAMSAELIAVSSIWTYDIYKTYINPNASGRRLIYISHTSCVVYAIIMAGFSTGLHYAGISMGYLYLLMGVIISGAVLPASLSLLWSNQSWTAATFSPCLALACSLTGWLVQTKAQYGELSVDTTGSNNPMLVGNVVSLLSPMIFIPILSFVFRSPKYDWVSMKMIRKGDDSDLAAAADMDIEQVPGESYSDQQEAAEQLKLQRAAKIARYLTLYLAVSFLVLWPMPMYGSGYIFSKKFFTGWVSVGILWLFCSSFCVGLYPLWEGRGTSLRTTKAIYRDVTGQGKPIVHHGQPSMSREESDSEEKHRKKTATPPEVEVGKD from the exons ATGGCAGCAGAGCCGCCTCTTAGCAAAGCCACCGGCTATGGCATTGTCATTGGCTTGGGCTTTCTCTTTGC CTTCGGGATGATGCTCACCACTTTTGTGTTGAAGCGTTATAACAATGAGCTCCAGACCTCGGAAGCCTTCAGCACGGCCGGTCGAACAGTCAAATCTGGTCTTGTATCCTCAGCAGTCGTATCTTCATGGACTTGGGCAGCGACCCTCCTACAATCATCAGCGGTAGCCTACAACTACGGAGTCTCAGGCCCCTTCTGGTATGCATCTGGAGCGACTGTACAAGTCATCTTGTTCGCCACCCTGGCCATCGAACTCAAAAGGAAAGCACCAAATGCACACACATTCCTGGAGGTCATCCGCGCCCGGTACGGCGCTGTCACGCATGGCGTTTACATCGTCTTCGGCTTGATGACGAACATCCTGGTGACTGCTATGCTCCTGACAGGTGGAAGCGCAGTTGTAACGTCGCTTTGCGGTGTACCGACAGCTGCTGCTTGCTTCCTTCTACCGATTGGCGTTGTGCTTTATACCATGTTTGGTGGCATCAAGGCGACCTTCTTGACCGATTACGTCCATACTGTTGTGATCCTGGTTATTATCTTCCTGTTTGCCTTTACGGCATACGCGACCAACGAGATTCTAGGCAGCCCAGGGGCGGTATATGACGCTCTGGTGGCAGCTGCGGAGCGACATCCAGTCGAAGGGAATGCTGGTGGTAGCTATCTTACCATGAGGTCCCACGAGGGTGCGATCTTCTTCGTGATCAATATCGTGGGTAATTTCG GTACTGTCTTCATGGACAACGGCTACTACAACAAGGCGATTGCTGCTTCGCCGGTTCACGCACTACCAGGCTACATCGCCGGCGGTCTTTCGTGGTTCGCTATTCCCTGGCTGTGCGCCACCACAATGGGTTTATCCGCACTGGCACTTGAGAACAACCCAGTGTTCCCAACATATCCGAACCGAATGGATCCCGCTGATGTCAGCGCTGGACTGGTGCTTCCAGATGCCGCTGTCGCCCTGCTGGGCAAAGGCGGCGCAGTGGCTACGCTACTGCTAATCTTCATGGCCGTAACCAGTGCTATGTCCGCAGAGCTCATCGCAGTCTCATCCATCTGGACCTACGATATCTACAAGACTTACATCAATCCTAATGCAAGTGGCCGGAGACTCATCTACATAAGCCACACCAGCTGTGTTGTCTACGCCATCATCATGGCTGGATTCTCGACAGGTCTTCATTACGCCGGCATTAGTATGGGTTATCTCTACCTCCTGATGGGAGTCATCATCAGCGGCGCAGTGTTACCTGCCTCGCTGTCACTCCTCTGGTCCAATCAGTCCTGGACAGCTGCGACGTTCTCCCCGTGCCTCGCGCTTGCGTGCTCCCTGACCGGGTGGCTGGTGCAGACTAAAGCTCAATACGGCGAACTCAGTGTCGACACCACCGGATCGAACAACCCAATGCTTGTCGGCAACGTGGTCTCGCTGCTCTCACCAATGATCTTCATTCCGATCCTATCGTTCGTCTTCCGCTCGCCCAAGTACGACTGGGTTTCCATGAAGATGATTCGCAAAGGCGACGACTCCGACCTGGCTGCCGCCGCCGATATGGACATCGAGCAAGTCCCTGGCGAGTCATATTCTGATCAGCAGGAAGCCGCTGAGCAACTGAAGCTGCAACGTGCGGCCAAGATAGCTCGGTACCTGACTCTCTACCTTGCCGTCTCGTTCTTGGTGCTGTGGCCAATGCCGATGTATGGCTCTGGGTATATCTTTAGCAAGAAGTTCTTTACGGGCTGGGTCTCGGTCGGGATATTGTGGCTGTTTTGCTCGTCCTTCTGTGTTGGCTTGTATCCGCTCTGGGAAGGTCGGGGCACTAGCTTGAGGACTACGAAGGCGATCTATAGGGATGTTACTGGTCAGGGCAAGCCCATTGTGCATCACGGCCAGCCGAGCATGAGCAGAGAGGAGTCGGATTCTGAGGAGAAGCACCGGAAGAAGACAGCCACCCCACCTGAGGTTGAGGTTGGCAAAGATTGA
- a CDS encoding Polyamine transporter 4 has product MSKADGMPQSQDPDAGSIMKANDVGSSHDGESPSRTGDDLEKLQTEVDSKMPTASNRIVTAQDWSGPDDPHNPLNWTFLKKACHFWPTAIWAFSVSVGSSLISPANQDLQSYFGISRTAAIVPLTVYVIGLGLGPMIAAPLSESVFGSDARSRVHTNMDRTFGRSSVYKVTAPVNILFLVGAGLSKTFAGLVICRLLAGMAGAPVLAVGAGTNVDLFNARDRALSTSLFIMMPFLGPSFGPLIGGFAAQFRGWQWTVWCNVIIAGCAMLTCLPMHETYKKVILQRRAKRLNLPPPPGPNMSDPSHWKTMFTVTLFRPLHMLFTEPIVGFLAVYNTFAFCIMFAFLPAFPFSFGTVYGFNTWQTGLAFLGNLVGVLLAVVTAVLCDRLIYQKLHKEALDRGKTTVAPEHRLYAGMMGAIFLPIG; this is encoded by the exons ATGTCCAAAGCTGATGGGATGCCTCAGAGCCAGGATCCAGACGCAGGATCGATCATGAAAGCGAACGATGTAGGAAGCAGCCACGATGGAGAGTCTCCCTCGAGGACTGGAGACGACCTGGAGAAGCTTCAGACTGAAGTTGACAGCAAAATGCCCACAGCCTCCAACAGGATCGTCACAGCTCAGGATTGGAGTGGACCTGACGATCCACACAATCCTCTGAATTGGACATTCCTCAAGAAGGCCTGCCATTTCTGGCCCACAGCTATATGGGCGTTCTCGGTGTCAGTGGGTTCATCGTTGATCTCGCCTGCGAACCAAGACTTACAGTCTTACTTCGGCATTTCGCGGACTGCGGCAATCGTGCCTCTGACTGTCTATGTCATCGGACTGGGACTTGGACCTATGATTGCTGCACCACTAAGCGAGTCAGTATTCGGCAGCGATGCACGTTCGCGGGTCCATACTAACATGGACAGGACATTTGGGAGATCATCCGTGTACAAAGTCACCGCGCCTGTGAACATTCTCTTCCTCGTCGGTGCCGGTCTGTCCAAGACTTTCGCTGGACTGGTCATATGCCGACTTCTCGCTGGCATGGCTGGAGCTCCAGTCCTAGCCGTGGGAGCGGGCACCAACGTCGACCTTTTCAATGCGCGAGACCGTGCATTGTCGACGTCCTTATTCATCATGATGCCCTTCCTTGGTCCATCGT TTGGCCCACTCATTGGGGGATTCGCTGCCCAATTTCGAGGCTGGCAGTGGACAGTGTGGTGTAACGTCATCATTGCTGGGTGTGCGATGCTCACTTGTCTACCGATGCACGAGACGTACAAGAAGGTGATCTTGCAACGTCGAGCGAAGAGGCTCAACTTACCGCCACCTCCAGGACCCAACATGAGTGATCCATCCCACTGGAAAACCATGTTCACTGTTACGCTCTTCCGCCCGCTTCACATGCTGTTCACGGAGCCTATAGTAGGATTCCTGGCCGTGTACAACACCTTTGCCTTCTGTATCATGTTCGCATTCTTGCCGGCGTTCCCTTTCTCGTTCGGGACTGTGTACGGTTTCAATACATGGCAGACGGGTCTTGCTTTCCTGGGCAACCTGGTGGGTGTCCTCCTCGCCGTGGTGACAGCCGTCCTTTGCGACAGGCTCATATATCAAAAGCTTCACAAGGAGGCACTGGATCGAGGTAAAACCACTGTTGCACCGGAGCATCGACTGTATGCGGGCATGATGGGCGCGATATTTCTGCCAATAGGGTAA